Below is a window of Helicobacter sp. MIT 05-5293 DNA.
GGGCTTTCAGCAGTTTTTTATCTTGTCGTGCGATTGTTGGTTAAAACGACAAAGATTTTTAATGTCTCTGGGCGGTAGTATCTAAAAATAAAAATCTAAGATTTAAAGAAGTCCTAAGCTTCTCGCTTTCTTTCTTAGATTCTTCTCTTATCTAGCAAATAAATCAAATGGCACTTTGGCGACACTTTTTTTGACAAGATGAGCAGAGGGGGTAGGTCGATTAGGCGTAAGTTCTAAACCTCCTGCATGGACATCATCAGGGAAGAAAATCGCTAAATCTCCCGCATTCATTAGAATCTGTGTGCGCAATGGTGTCCCTAAAGATTCACTGATAGGGTGCTTTGTGTTATTTGCGAATCTGTTTTGGCTATCGGAGGGGATAGCATTCTCATAAATGACTAAATCGCGATTTTCATCATAGGGTGTGTGGATTGTGAAGTCTGATCTATCACCAAGTAGCATATATTCATAGCCTTGCACAATGAGCTGAAAATCGACATATCGCCGATGTGTCTCAAAAAAAGCTTTTTGTGGTGCTTTAAGCGTGTAGCTTTGTTCAATAGCTCTAATGCCTAAGTCTTGGGGATATACGACTTCGATTGGGGAATCTAGCTTAATGATACGCTGATGTATAGGGCTTTGGGGTTTAAGCGCGTCTAAAAGATAGGTATGAAGCGTGTTTAAAAATGAATGTTGAGCGAAGAATGATTCGAGCGAGGAAAGTTTGCCGATAATTGCCATTTTTACTCCTTTGGATTTGAAAGATAAAAGCTTTGCAAGAGATTTCTAAAGATTTGATAGAGAT
It encodes the following:
- a CDS encoding YhcH/YjgK/YiaL family protein, giving the protein MAIIGKLSSLESFFAQHSFLNTLHTYLLDALKPQSPIHQRIIKLDSPIEVVYPQDLGIRAIEQSYTLKAPQKAFFETHRRYVDFQLIVQGYEYMLLGDRSDFTIHTPYDENRDLVIYENAIPSDSQNRFANNTKHPISESLGTPLRTQILMNAGDLAIFFPDDVHAGGLELTPNRPTPSAHLVKKSVAKVPFDLFAR